Proteins encoded within one genomic window of Tabrizicola piscis:
- the folD gene encoding bifunctional methylenetetrahydrofolate dehydrogenase/methenyltetrahydrofolate cyclohydrolase FolD, which produces MTATVIDGKAFAAKVRGQVAAHVLRLKEENGIQPGLAVVLVGEDPASQVYVRNKHASTIEVGMASFEHRLDTGTGEAELLALIDQLNADPKVHGILVQLPLPAHLNSELVINRIDPAKDVDGFHISNVGLLGTGQKSMVPCTPLGCLMMLRDHHGSLAGLDAVVVGRSNIVGKPMAQLLLGDSCTVTIAHSRTKNLTEVCKRADILVAAVGRPEMITGEMVKPGATVIDVGINRIERDGKTKLVGDVHYASAAAVAGAITPVPGGVGPMTIACLLANTLTACCRANGLAEPKGLTA; this is translated from the coding sequence ATGACGGCCACGGTGATCGACGGCAAGGCCTTTGCGGCCAAGGTGCGGGGGCAAGTGGCCGCGCATGTGCTGCGGCTGAAGGAAGAAAACGGCATTCAGCCGGGCCTTGCGGTGGTGCTGGTGGGCGAAGACCCGGCGTCACAGGTCTATGTGCGCAACAAGCACGCCTCAACCATTGAAGTCGGAATGGCATCTTTCGAACATCGGCTGGATACGGGCACGGGTGAGGCCGAGCTTCTGGCGCTGATCGACCAGCTGAACGCCGATCCGAAAGTTCACGGGATTTTGGTGCAGTTGCCGTTGCCGGCTCATCTGAACTCGGAACTTGTGATCAACCGGATTGATCCGGCGAAGGATGTGGACGGTTTCCACATATCGAACGTCGGGCTGCTTGGGACCGGGCAGAAGAGCATGGTGCCCTGCACGCCGCTGGGTTGCCTGATGATGCTGCGGGATCATCATGGGTCTTTGGCCGGGCTGGACGCGGTGGTGGTCGGGCGGTCCAACATCGTGGGCAAGCCGATGGCGCAGCTTTTGCTGGGCGACAGCTGCACGGTGACGATTGCGCATAGCCGGACCAAGAACCTGACCGAGGTTTGCAAGCGCGCCGACATTCTGGTGGCGGCAGTTGGCCGGCCCGAGATGATTACCGGCGAGATGGTGAAACCCGGGGCGACGGTGATTGATGTGGGCATCAACCGGATCGAGCGGGACGGCAAGACCAAGCTGGTGGGCGACGTCCATTACGCCAGCGCCGCCGCTGTGGCCGGGGCAATCACGCCGGTGCCGGGCGGGGTGGGGCCGATGACGATTGCCTGCCTTCTGGCCAATACGCTGACCGCCTGCTGCCGGGCGAACGGGCTGGCGGAACCGAAGGGCCTTACGGCCTGA
- a CDS encoding chorismate mutase, whose protein sequence is MLKPADCTSMAQIRTEIDRLDEELVRLFAERAGYIDRAAEIKAGVDLPARIEARVEEVVQNVRRHADTYGLPPELVEKLWRRLIDWSIAREESKLGPDSLRKG, encoded by the coding sequence ATGCTGAAGCCCGCTGACTGCACCTCGATGGCCCAGATCCGGACCGAGATTGACCGGCTGGATGAAGAGCTGGTCCGCCTGTTTGCCGAACGTGCGGGCTATATCGACCGGGCCGCCGAGATCAAGGCGGGGGTCGATCTTCCCGCGCGGATCGAGGCGCGAGTCGAGGAAGTGGTGCAGAACGTGCGCCGCCACGCCGACACCTACGGGCTGCCGCCCGAGCTGGTGGAAAAGCTGTGGCGGCGGCTGATCGACTGGTCCATCGCGCGCGAGGAAAGCAAGCTTGGGCCGGACAGTTTGAGGAAGGGATGA
- a CDS encoding formate--tetrahydrofolate ligase, whose translation MAFKTDIEIAREATKKPIMEIGAKLGIPSEHLLPYGHDKAKVGQEFIKSLAGRPDGKLVLVTAINPTPAGEGKTTTTVGLGDGLNRIGKKAVICIREASLGPNFGMKGGAAGGGMAQVVPMEEMNLHFTGDFHAITSAHNLLSAMIDNHIYWGNELQIDARRIVWRRVMDMNDRALRDIVVNLGGVSNGFPRQTGFDITVASEVMAILCLSNDLEDLEKRLGDIVVAYTREKKPIYARDIKADGAMTVLLKDAMQPNLVQTLENNPAFVHGGPFANIAHGCNSVIATKTALKLGEYVVTEAGFGADLGAEKFFDIKCRKAGLKPSAAVIVATVRAMKMNGGVAKADLGAENVEAVKKGCPNLGRHIANVKSFGVPVVVAINHFYSDTDAEVEAVKAYVAEQGAEAILCKHWAQGSAGIEDLAKKVVQMAESGSANFAPLYPDEMPLFQKIETIAKRIYHADEVIADKSIRDQLKAWEAAGYGHLPICVAKTQYSFTTDPTVRGAPTGHSVPVREVRLSAGAGFIVAICGEIMTMPGLPKVPSAEVIRLNDLGQVEGLF comes from the coding sequence ATGGCCTTCAAGACCGACATCGAGATTGCGCGCGAGGCGACAAAGAAGCCGATCATGGAGATCGGGGCCAAGCTGGGCATTCCGTCGGAGCATCTGCTGCCCTACGGCCATGACAAGGCCAAGGTCGGGCAGGAGTTCATCAAGTCGCTGGCCGGGCGGCCCGATGGCAAGCTGGTGCTGGTCACGGCGATCAACCCGACGCCTGCGGGCGAAGGCAAGACCACGACGACGGTGGGTCTGGGCGACGGGCTGAACCGGATTGGCAAGAAAGCGGTGATCTGCATCCGCGAGGCTTCGCTGGGCCCGAACTTCGGGATGAAGGGCGGGGCGGCTGGCGGCGGGATGGCGCAGGTCGTGCCGATGGAGGAGATGAACCTTCACTTCACCGGCGACTTCCATGCCATCACCAGTGCCCACAACCTTTTGTCGGCGATGATCGACAACCACATCTACTGGGGCAATGAGCTGCAGATCGACGCGCGCCGCATCGTCTGGCGCCGGGTGATGGACATGAACGACCGCGCGCTGCGCGATATCGTGGTGAACCTGGGCGGCGTGTCGAACGGTTTCCCGCGGCAGACCGGGTTTGACATCACGGTGGCGTCCGAGGTCATGGCGATCCTGTGCCTGTCGAACGATCTGGAAGATCTGGAAAAGCGGCTGGGTGACATTGTTGTCGCCTATACCCGCGAGAAGAAGCCGATCTATGCCCGTGACATCAAGGCAGATGGCGCGATGACCGTCCTGCTCAAGGACGCGATGCAGCCGAACCTGGTGCAGACGCTGGAGAACAACCCGGCCTTCGTGCATGGCGGGCCGTTTGCCAACATCGCCCACGGCTGCAACTCGGTCATCGCGACGAAGACCGCGCTCAAGCTGGGCGAATATGTCGTGACCGAAGCCGGTTTCGGCGCCGACCTTGGGGCGGAAAAGTTCTTTGACATCAAGTGCCGGAAAGCGGGGCTGAAGCCTTCGGCCGCTGTCATCGTGGCCACGGTGCGGGCGATGAAGATGAACGGCGGGGTGGCGAAGGCTGATCTTGGGGCCGAGAATGTCGAGGCTGTCAAGAAGGGATGCCCGAACCTGGGCCGCCACATTGCCAACGTCAAATCCTTCGGCGTACCGGTGGTGGTGGCGATCAACCACTTCTACAGCGACACCGATGCCGAAGTGGAAGCCGTGAAGGCCTATGTCGCCGAGCAGGGCGCCGAGGCGATCCTGTGCAAGCACTGGGCGCAAGGATCGGCCGGGATCGAGGATCTGGCGAAGAAGGTCGTGCAGATGGCGGAATCGGGGTCTGCGAACTTTGCACCCCTGTACCCGGATGAGATGCCGCTGTTCCAGAAGATCGAAACCATCGCCAAGCGGATCTATCACGCCGATGAGGTGATTGCCGACAAGTCGATCCGCGACCAGCTGAAGGCGTGGGAGGCGGCGGGCTATGGCCATCTGCCGATCTGCGTGGCCAAGACCCAGTACAGCTTTACTACCGACCCGACCGTCCGCGGCGCGCCGACTGGCCACTCGGTCCCGGTTCGGGAAGTGCGGCTGTCCGCGGGTGCTGGCTTCATCGTCGCGATCTGCGGCGAGATCATGACGATGCCGGGCCTGCCCAAGGTGCCGTCCGCCGAGGTGATCCGGCTGAACGATCTGGGTCAGGTCGAAGGGTTGTTCTAA
- a CDS encoding MOSC domain-containing protein produces the protein MQALMPTPYSARVVWLGTQAVPVEKLVIRSGPVTEMPLTFAGYAGEVHAGLTRPSCSRVLKQHPRNTEIRNVRQLAVVSAEEMAEVAATMGLEAMDYAWVGASLVVEGIPDFTHLPPSSRLQGPDGVTLVIDMENLPCQEPAVTIDKVLPGMGKGFKRAAAGKRGVTAWVEREGVLRLGDVLVLHVPQQRGWAHLDTARAGA, from the coding sequence ATGCAAGCCCTGATGCCTACACCCTATTCCGCCCGTGTCGTCTGGCTGGGCACGCAAGCCGTGCCCGTGGAAAAGCTGGTCATCCGGTCGGGTCCGGTGACCGAGATGCCGCTGACATTTGCGGGCTATGCGGGGGAGGTTCACGCCGGGCTGACGCGCCCGTCCTGCAGCCGGGTGCTGAAGCAGCATCCCCGGAACACCGAGATCCGCAACGTGCGCCAGTTGGCTGTGGTCAGCGCCGAGGAGATGGCCGAGGTGGCCGCCACGATGGGGCTTGAGGCGATGGATTACGCCTGGGTCGGTGCGTCCTTGGTGGTGGAGGGGATCCCGGATTTCACCCATCTGCCCCCCTCCAGCCGGTTGCAGGGGCCTGATGGGGTGACGCTGGTGATCGATATGGAGAACCTGCCCTGTCAGGAGCCTGCGGTGACCATCGACAAGGTGCTGCCCGGGATGGGCAAGGGGTTCAAGCGCGCGGCGGCGGGCAAGCGCGGGGTGACGGCCTGGGTAGAGCGGGAGGGCGTGCTGCGGCTGGGGGATGTGCTGGTGCTGCATGTCCCGCAGCAGCGGGGCTGGGCGCATCTGGACACGGCGCGCGCCGGGGCCTGA
- a CDS encoding magnesium transporter CorA family protein — MITAYRSLGNRLERLDLSRDRLKDALWIDLEAPTQAEEQAVEAALGIGIPTREDMQEIEISSRIYREDGTLFLTAQIVATVEILGTEIGPVTFVVLPDRLVTVHYHHPGSFGHFAEWAARHDTPLATGVDALLGLLEAAVDRLADILEGEARRLDSLSKAIFAAHRPSGKDQALAVVLQRIGRAEDLNGKVGESLGTIQRLVGHLAVTNTPPEGLALNTGERSVVRTLLEDLRSLREVAKTQTEKIRFLLDATLGVINIRQSDIIKIFSVVAFVFLPPTLIASIYGMNFDHMPELAWEWGYPAALAGMVLSAVVPWAIFRWKKWL; from the coding sequence ATGATCACGGCCTATCGATCACTGGGCAATCGGCTGGAACGGCTGGACCTTTCGCGGGATCGGCTGAAGGACGCGCTGTGGATCGACCTTGAGGCGCCCACGCAAGCCGAAGAGCAGGCTGTCGAAGCGGCGCTTGGCATCGGCATTCCCACCCGCGAGGACATGCAGGAGATCGAGATTTCCTCCCGGATCTACCGCGAAGACGGGACGCTGTTTCTGACGGCCCAGATCGTGGCAACCGTCGAGATCTTGGGGACCGAGATTGGCCCGGTGACCTTTGTCGTCCTGCCGGACCGGCTGGTCACCGTGCATTACCACCACCCCGGGTCGTTCGGCCACTTCGCCGAATGGGCCGCCCGGCATGACACACCGCTGGCCACCGGGGTGGACGCCTTGCTTGGGCTGCTGGAGGCGGCGGTGGACCGGCTGGCCGACATTCTGGAAGGCGAGGCGCGGCGGCTGGACAGCCTTTCCAAGGCGATCTTCGCGGCGCACCGACCTTCGGGCAAGGATCAGGCGCTGGCGGTGGTGTTGCAACGGATCGGGCGGGCCGAAGACCTGAACGGCAAGGTGGGCGAAAGTCTGGGCACGATCCAGCGGCTGGTCGGGCATCTGGCCGTGACCAACACGCCACCAGAGGGTCTGGCGTTGAACACGGGTGAGCGGTCGGTGGTGCGGACTTTGCTTGAGGACCTGCGGTCGCTGCGCGAAGTTGCGAAAACCCAGACCGAGAAGATCCGCTTTCTGCTGGATGCGACGCTGGGGGTCATCAACATCCGGCAATCGGACATCATCAAGATCTTCTCGGTGGTGGCCTTTGTCTTTCTGCCGCCAACGCTGATCGCCAGCATCTACGGAATGAACTTTGACCACATGCCGGAACTGGCCTGGGAATGGGGCTATCCGGCGGCGCTGGCGGGGATGGTCCTGTCGGCCGTCGTGCCCTGGGCGATCTTCCGCTGGAAGAAGTGGCTTTAG
- the ftsH gene encoding ATP-dependent zinc metalloprotease FtsH, with translation MGNARNIAFWVVLLILVMALFQLFSGGQTTTSSRSLSYSEFIERVDAGQVSGVTLDGERIVVRASDGNTYVAIKPQGEVVTEALTRDLIAKGVDVQAEPQAQSGFMSLLSLWLPFIVLIGIWLFFMNRMQGGGRGGAMGFGKSRAKLLTEKQGRVTFDDVAGIDEAKEELEEIVEFLRNPQKFSRLGGKIPKGALLVGPPGTGKTLLARAIAGEAGVPFFTISGSDFVEMFVGVGASRVRDMFEQAKKNAPCIVFIDEIDAVGRARGVGMGGGNDEREQTLNQLLVEMDGFEANEGVIIVAATNRKDVLDPALLRPGRFDRQIHVPNPDIKGREKILSVHARKVPLGPDVDLRTIARGSPGFSGADLMNLVNEAALMAARVGRRFVTMTDFEQAKDKVMMGAERRSMVLTDDQKEKTAYHEAGHAIVGMNLPKCDPVYKATIIPRGGALGMVVSLPEMDRLQMHKDEAKQRIAMTMAGKAAEIIKYGEEGVSSGPVGDIQQASGLARAMVMRWGMSDKIGNIDYSEAHEGYQGNTAGFSVSAETKQAIEGEVKSLIDEGYETARRILLEKADDFERLAKGLLEYETLTGDEIRKVIAGEALGGSDDGDKPASGGGTTSIAAIPKTRARAPKPGSDPEPAPL, from the coding sequence GTGGGCAATGCGCGCAATATCGCTTTCTGGGTCGTGCTGCTGATCCTTGTCATGGCTCTGTTCCAGCTGTTTTCCGGCGGACAGACCACGACTTCGTCACGGTCGCTCAGCTATTCGGAATTCATCGAGCGGGTCGATGCCGGACAGGTGTCCGGGGTTACCCTGGACGGGGAACGGATCGTCGTCCGGGCCAGTGACGGTAATACTTATGTGGCGATCAAGCCGCAGGGCGAAGTGGTGACCGAGGCGCTGACCCGCGACCTGATCGCCAAGGGGGTTGACGTTCAGGCCGAACCGCAGGCGCAGTCGGGCTTCATGTCGCTGCTGTCGCTGTGGCTGCCCTTCATCGTGCTGATCGGCATCTGGCTGTTCTTCATGAACCGGATGCAGGGCGGCGGGCGTGGCGGGGCCATGGGCTTTGGCAAATCACGCGCGAAACTGCTGACGGAAAAGCAGGGGCGCGTGACGTTTGACGACGTGGCCGGGATCGACGAGGCCAAGGAAGAGCTGGAAGAGATCGTGGAATTCCTGCGCAATCCGCAGAAGTTCAGCCGTCTTGGCGGCAAGATTCCGAAGGGCGCGCTGCTGGTTGGCCCGCCCGGTACGGGTAAGACGCTGCTGGCGCGCGCGATTGCGGGTGAGGCGGGGGTGCCGTTCTTCACCATCTCGGGCTCTGACTTCGTGGAAATGTTCGTCGGTGTCGGTGCAAGCCGTGTCCGCGACATGTTCGAGCAGGCCAAGAAGAATGCGCCTTGCATCGTCTTCATCGACGAGATTGACGCCGTGGGCCGGGCGCGTGGCGTCGGCATGGGCGGCGGCAATGACGAACGTGAGCAGACGCTGAACCAGTTGCTTGTGGAAATGGACGGGTTTGAGGCGAACGAGGGTGTGATCATCGTCGCCGCGACCAACCGCAAGGACGTGCTGGACCCGGCACTCCTGCGTCCCGGCCGCTTTGACCGTCAGATCCATGTGCCGAACCCCGACATCAAGGGGCGGGAGAAGATCCTGTCGGTCCACGCCCGCAAGGTGCCTTTGGGGCCGGACGTTGACCTGCGCACGATTGCGCGTGGTTCGCCCGGGTTCAGCGGTGCTGACCTGATGAACCTGGTGAACGAGGCCGCGCTGATGGCAGCCCGTGTTGGCCGCCGGTTCGTGACGATGACTGACTTTGAACAGGCCAAGGACAAGGTCATGATGGGCGCGGAACGCCGCAGCATGGTCCTGACCGACGACCAGAAGGAAAAGACCGCCTATCACGAAGCGGGCCATGCCATCGTGGGCATGAACCTGCCGAAGTGTGACCCGGTCTACAAGGCGACGATCATCCCGCGCGGCGGTGCCTTGGGGATGGTGGTCAGCTTGCCTGAAATGGACCGGTTGCAGATGCACAAGGACGAAGCCAAGCAGCGCATCGCGATGACGATGGCGGGCAAGGCGGCTGAGATCATCAAGTATGGTGAGGAAGGCGTGTCCTCAGGCCCCGTCGGCGACATTCAGCAGGCGTCGGGTCTGGCCCGGGCCATGGTGATGCGCTGGGGGATGTCGGACAAGATCGGCAACATCGACTATTCCGAGGCGCATGAGGGTTATCAGGGCAACACGGCGGGCTTCTCGGTTTCCGCTGAGACGAAGCAGGCGATCGAGGGCGAAGTGAAATCGCTGATCGACGAAGGCTATGAAACCGCGCGGCGTATCCTGCTGGAAAAGGCCGATGACTTTGAGCGTCTGGCCAAGGGCCTGCTGGAATACGAGACGCTGACTGGCGACGAGATTCGCAAGGTGATTGCGGGCGAGGCGCTGGGTGGCAGCGATGACGGGGACAAGCCGGCATCGGGCGGGGGGACGACGTCGATTGCCGCGATCCCGAAGACCCGGGCGCGGGCACCGAAGCCGGGGTCTGATCCGGAACCGGCCCCTCTCTGA
- the tilS gene encoding tRNA lysidine(34) synthetase TilS encodes MPVDSTRLVGLIRDSLPAGETIGIAVSGGGDSTALLHLALQAGLRVEAATVDHRLRDDSAAEALAVARVCAGLGVPHVVRVWDHGPEVPGNLMDAARQARMALIGDWARGRGIGHVALGHTRDDQAETVLMGLARAAGLAGLSGMRRAWVDGGVTFHRPLIDAGREELRDWLRAQGLTWVDDPTNDNPRFTRVRARQVLAALAPLGITAEGLAGVAGHLALAQEVVSAAVQAAAGRHVAEVAGALRLAGGLWAEPLDVRRQVVGAAVGWLAGARYAPRADDLARFTRALAEGRDATLRGCRARQGWILREARALGGPVPVGRVWDGRWTVMGAAGEVRALGVDGLRQCPEWRALGVPRQVLEVTPGVWQSDRLVAAPCAGFGPATATCTPGFHDVLLSH; translated from the coding sequence GTGCCAGTAGACAGCACTCGGCTGGTCGGGCTGATCCGCGACAGCCTGCCTGCGGGCGAAACCATCGGGATTGCGGTATCGGGCGGTGGGGATTCCACCGCCCTTTTGCATCTGGCCTTGCAGGCCGGGCTGCGGGTTGAGGCGGCGACGGTGGATCACCGTCTGCGCGACGACAGCGCGGCAGAGGCTTTGGCGGTGGCGCGGGTCTGTGCAGGCTTGGGGGTGCCGCATGTGGTGCGGGTCTGGGACCATGGGCCAGAGGTGCCGGGCAACCTGATGGATGCCGCACGGCAGGCGCGGATGGCGCTGATCGGGGATTGGGCGCGCGGGCGCGGTATCGGGCATGTGGCCTTGGGGCACACCCGGGACGATCAGGCCGAGACGGTGCTGATGGGGCTGGCGCGGGCGGCCGGGCTGGCCGGGCTGTCGGGCATGCGCCGGGCCTGGGTTGATGGTGGCGTGACGTTTCACCGCCCCTTGATCGACGCGGGCCGGGAGGAGTTGCGCGACTGGCTGCGGGCGCAGGGCCTGACTTGGGTGGACGATCCGACCAACGACAACCCGCGCTTTACCCGGGTCAGGGCGCGGCAGGTGTTGGCGGCGCTGGCCCCGCTGGGGATCACCGCCGAGGGGTTGGCCGGGGTGGCCGGGCATCTGGCCCTTGCGCAGGAGGTGGTGTCCGCGGCGGTGCAGGCTGCGGCGGGGCGGCATGTGGCCGAAGTGGCGGGGGCCTTGCGCCTTGCCGGTGGGCTTTGGGCGGAACCTCTGGATGTGCGGCGGCAAGTGGTGGGCGCGGCGGTTGGCTGGCTTGCCGGGGCGCGGTACGCCCCCCGGGCCGATGATCTGGCGCGGTTCACGCGGGCCTTGGCGGAAGGGCGCGATGCCACGCTGCGCGGCTGCCGGGCGCGGCAGGGCTGGATCCTGCGCGAGGCGCGGGCGCTGGGCGGGCCGGTTCCGGTGGGGCGGGTCTGGGACGGGCGCTGGACCGTGATGGGCGCCGCGGGTGAGGTGCGGGCGCTGGGGGTGGACGGCTTGCGCCAGTGCCCGGAGTGGCGGGCGCTGGGGGTGCCGCGGCAGGTGCTGGAGGTGACCCCGGGCGTCTGGCAGAGCGACAGGCTGGTGGCCGCCCCCTGCGCGGGATTTGGCCCGGCAACTGCGACATGCACGCCCGGGTTCCACGATGTCCTGTTATCGCATTGA
- the ybgF gene encoding tol-pal system protein YbgF has translation MRLIRLGLLLVLLPVAAVAQDRTQTLADIRGELAALAAEFNALKAELVSSGAAATGAAGGDALQRMDTIEAELSRLTARTEAVELKLNRVVSDGTNRIGDIEYRLCEVTEGCDPTTLGATSVLGGDTGGEVIAAPVVTDTPPATGGAELAISEQADFDRAKEVLGQGDFRGAEQLFATFAQSYPGGPLTQEALYLRGEALTSLGETSNAARAYLDAFSAAPDGTFAPDALLKLGEGLAALGQVPEACVTLGEVGVRYPGSMASTQAGVAMQGLGCQ, from the coding sequence ATGCGGCTGATCCGCCTTGGTCTTTTGCTTGTGCTGCTGCCGGTCGCGGCAGTGGCACAGGACCGGACCCAAACGCTGGCCGACATCCGGGGCGAGCTTGCCGCCCTTGCGGCCGAGTTCAACGCCCTGAAGGCGGAACTGGTGTCCAGCGGCGCTGCCGCGACCGGTGCGGCGGGCGGTGACGCCCTGCAGCGGATGGACACGATCGAGGCGGAACTGTCGAGGCTAACCGCGCGGACCGAAGCGGTGGAGTTGAAGCTGAACCGGGTGGTGTCGGATGGCACCAACCGGATCGGCGACATCGAATACCGGCTGTGCGAAGTGACGGAGGGCTGCGACCCGACGACGCTTGGCGCGACATCGGTGCTGGGGGGCGACACGGGCGGCGAGGTCATCGCCGCACCGGTGGTGACTGACACGCCCCCCGCGACGGGCGGGGCGGAACTGGCGATCAGTGAACAGGCGGATTTTGACCGGGCCAAGGAGGTGCTCGGTCAAGGTGACTTTCGCGGTGCTGAACAGCTCTTTGCGACCTTTGCCCAATCCTATCCTGGCGGGCCGCTGACGCAGGAGGCGCTGTATCTGCGCGGTGAGGCGTTGACATCCCTGGGTGAGACGTCGAACGCGGCGCGGGCCTATCTGGATGCGTTCTCGGCCGCGCCGGACGGGACTTTTGCGCCGGATGCCTTGTTGAAGCTGGGTGAGGGGTTGGCGGCGCTGGGTCAGGTGCCCGAGGCTTGCGTGACCTTGGGCGAGGTTGGCGTGCGCTATCCGGGCAGCATGGCGTCGACCCAGGCCGGGGTGGCGATGCAGGGGCTGGGGTGCCAGTAG
- the pal gene encoding peptidoglycan-associated lipoprotein Pal gives MTLAAKSLLLIATLALAACNNPDRYGAGGPGGAGGPGGAGGIDTTGLGDPNNPTSIAYFNQRVGDRVLFAVDQSTLTPEGRAVLTAQAQWLMTNAGYAAIIEGHADEQGTREYNLALGARRAAAVQNFLISQGVPANRLRTISYGKERPIEVCSTEECYSKNRRAVTVLSAGAGV, from the coding sequence ATGACTCTTGCCGCGAAGTCGCTTCTGCTGATTGCAACGCTTGCGCTTGCCGCCTGTAACAATCCTGATCGCTACGGTGCTGGTGGCCCGGGCGGCGCGGGTGGACCCGGGGGCGCGGGCGGCATTGACACCACGGGTCTGGGCGACCCGAACAACCCGACCTCCATCGCCTATTTCAACCAGCGCGTCGGGGACCGGGTGCTGTTTGCGGTGGACCAGTCCACCCTGACCCCCGAGGGCCGCGCGGTGCTGACGGCGCAGGCGCAATGGCTGATGACGAACGCTGGTTACGCCGCGATCATCGAAGGCCATGCGGATGAGCAGGGCACGCGGGAGTACAACCTTGCGCTGGGCGCACGGCGTGCGGCAGCGGTGCAGAACTTCCTGATCAGCCAGGGCGTTCCGGCGAACCGGCTGCGCACCATCAGCTACGGCAAGGAGCGCCCGATCGAGGTCTGCTCGACCGAGGAATGCTATTCCAAGAACCGCCGCGCCGTGACGGTGCTTTCGGCCGGTGCCGGGGTCTGA
- the tolB gene encoding Tol-Pal system beta propeller repeat protein TolB, whose amino-acid sequence MRAAFRTLLMLMLGLSMAGIAPVAAQNAPPRIVIGPGVIEPMPIAVPTFIDEGGAGDYAREISRVVTANLEGTGFFRNIGEEAYISRVTGFDAPVAFEDWKAINAQVLVTGAVSVSGDRITVKFRAYDVFNGQVLEGAALQFAGTTQGWRRMAHKVSDVVYSKITGEGGYFDSRVVFVSESGPKNARLKRLAIMDYDGANVAYLTDSSSIVLAPRFSPTGDRILYTSYESGFPRITLMDVGSLERRSLDEQPGIMTFAPRFSPDGGTVVFSLERGGNSDIYALSVASGGLTQLTNAPSIETAPSFSPDGSQIVFESDRTGTPQIYVMPASGGEGTRISGGAGRYGTPVWSPRGDYIAFTKQNEGRFHIGVMRTDGSEERLLTASFLDEGPTWAPNGRVLMFTRETSGAGGQATLWSVDITGRNLKQIPTEGPASDPAWSPLLP is encoded by the coding sequence ATGAGAGCAGCCTTCCGAACCCTTCTTATGCTGATGCTGGGCCTGTCCATGGCCGGTATCGCGCCTGTGGCAGCGCAGAACGCGCCACCGCGGATCGTCATCGGTCCCGGGGTGATCGAGCCGATGCCGATTGCCGTCCCGACCTTCATCGATGAAGGCGGCGCGGGGGATTATGCGCGCGAGATCAGCCGCGTGGTCACGGCGAACTTGGAAGGCACGGGCTTTTTCCGCAACATCGGGGAAGAGGCTTACATCAGCCGGGTCACCGGGTTTGACGCGCCGGTTGCGTTCGAGGACTGGAAGGCGATCAACGCTCAGGTTCTTGTGACCGGGGCGGTCAGCGTCAGCGGGGACCGGATCACGGTGAAGTTCCGGGCCTATGACGTGTTCAACGGGCAGGTGCTGGAAGGGGCCGCGCTGCAGTTTGCGGGCACCACTCAGGGCTGGCGGCGGATGGCGCACAAGGTGTCGGACGTGGTCTATTCCAAGATCACCGGCGAGGGCGGGTATTTCGACAGCCGGGTGGTCTTTGTCAGCGAGAGCGGGCCGAAGAACGCGCGGCTGAAGCGGCTGGCGATCATGGATTATGACGGGGCCAATGTGGCCTATCTGACCGACAGTTCGTCCATCGTCCTTGCGCCGCGCTTTTCGCCGACCGGGGACCGCATCCTGTATACCAGCTATGAATCGGGCTTTCCCCGGATCACGCTGATGGACGTGGGCAGCCTTGAGCGGCGCAGTCTGGATGAACAGCCGGGCATCATGACCTTTGCCCCCCGGTTCAGCCCGGATGGCGGGACGGTGGTCTTCAGTCTGGAACGCGGCGGGAATTCGGACATCTACGCGCTGTCGGTGGCGTCGGGCGGGTTGACGCAGCTGACCAACGCGCCGTCGATTGAAACTGCGCCCAGCTTCAGCCCGGATGGCAGCCAGATCGTGTTCGAGTCCGACCGCACCGGCACGCCGCAGATCTATGTCATGCCCGCGAGCGGGGGTGAGGGCACGCGCATCTCGGGTGGGGCGGGGCGTTATGGCACTCCGGTCTGGAGCCCGCGTGGCGACTACATCGCCTTTACCAAGCAGAACGAGGGGCGGTTCCACATCGGCGTCATGCGCACCGATGGCAGCGAAGAGCGTCTGTTGACCGCCAGCTTCCTGGATGAGGGCCCGACCTGGGCGCCGAATGGCCGTGTGCTGATGTTCACCCGCGAAACCAGCGGGGCGGGCGGGCAGGCGACGCTGTGGTCGGTCGACATCACCGGGCGGAACCTGAAACAGATCCCGACGGAAGGCCCGGCATCTGACCCCGCGTGGTCGCCGCTTTTGCCATAA